The Symphalangus syndactylus isolate Jambi chromosome 3, NHGRI_mSymSyn1-v2.1_pri, whole genome shotgun sequence genome has a segment encoding these proteins:
- the CD3E gene encoding T-cell surface glycoprotein CD3 epsilon chain: MQSGTRWRVLGLCLLSVGVWGQDGNEEMGGMTQTPYKVSISGTTVIVTCPRYSGSEIVWQHNDKIIENNDDHLSLKEFSEMEQSGYYVCYPRGSKPEDASFYLYLRARVCENCMEMDVMAVATIVIVDIGITLGLLLLVYYWSKNRKAKAKPVTRGAGAGGRQRGQNKERPPPVPNPDYEPIRKGQRDLYSGLNQRRI, from the exons ATGCAGTCGGGCACTCGCTGGAGAGTTCTGGGCCTCTGCCTCTTATCAG ttgGCGTTTGGGGGCAAGATG GTAATGAAGAAATGG gTGGTATGACACAGACAC CATATAAAGTCTCCATCTCTGGAACCACAGTAATAGTGACATGCCCTCGGTATTCTGGATCTGAAATAGTATGGCAACACAATGATAAAATCATAGAAAATAATGACGATCACCTGTCACTGAAGGAATTTTCAGAAATGGAGCAAAGTGGTTATTATGTCTGCTACCCCAGAGGGAGCAAACCAGAAGATGCGAGCTTTTATCTCTACCTGAGGGCAAGAG TGTGTGAGAACTGCATGGAGATGGATGTGATGGCGGTGGCCACAATTGTCATAGTGGACATCGGCATCACTCTGGGCTTGCTGCTGCTGGTTTACTACTGGAGCAAGAATAGAAAGGCCAAGGCCAAGCCTGTGACACGAGGAGCGGGTGCTGGCGGCAGGCAAAGGG GACAAAACAAGGAGAGGCCACCACCTGTTCCCAACCCAGACTATGAG CCCATCCGGAAAGGCCAGCGGGACCTGTATTCTGGCCTGAATCAGAGACGCATCTGA